In Lachnospiraceae bacterium, one DNA window encodes the following:
- a CDS encoding helix-turn-helix transcriptional regulator: MEKEIITINEYGYVEIELKSPMDAKGITRNALARKINTRFEVVDKWYRGQVEKIDGDILARICYVLDCKPGDIIHYHCPEEKKTQQKA; encoded by the coding sequence ATGGAAAAAGAAATCATCACGATCAATGAATACGGGTATGTTGAAATTGAGCTTAAATCTCCCATGGATGCCAAAGGCATTACCAGAAATGCTCTGGCTCGTAAGATCAATACCCGTTTTGAAGTAGTAGACAAATGGTATAGAGGACAGGTAGAAAAGATAGACGGAGATATTCTCGCCCGGATCTGTTATGTTCTTGACTGTAAGCCAGGTGACATCATCCATTATCACTGTCCAGAAGAAAAAAAGACACAGCAGAAA
- a CDS encoding DUF4869 domain-containing protein, producing the protein MSNLKQDLDRIRERISDPSFLKNEGLCNEVGIHIQDVDHCTVISSHIIDSPILGAITPRELSGGVKVLILMLKDDSFIYNMSNCGDNCVYFEVDAFLPVCDRTSWGTQMGN; encoded by the coding sequence ATGAGTAATCTGAAACAGGATCTGGACCGTATCCGGGAACGCATATCAGATCCTTCTTTTTTAAAAAATGAAGGATTGTGCAATGAAGTGGGAATACATATCCAGGATGTGGATCATTGCACAGTTATCAGTTCACATATTATTGACAGTCCTATACTGGGAGCCATAACGCCACGCGAATTGTCTGGCGGAGTGAAAGTTTTGATTCTTATGTTGAAAGACGATTCTTTTATTTACAACATGTCGAATTGTGGAGATAACTGTGTATATTTTGAAGTGGATGCCTTTCTGCCGGTATGTGACAGAACTTCTTGGGGTACTCAAATGGGAAATTGA
- a CDS encoding DUF1819 family protein — MSHSMKYNGAITAEKFLFYEMRIAARFYTQNVPIEKAIEEVRENNLFQYPTERQVSRMVRACYKRLDALENENLQREILLAPMDAAKQINLYAMMCQNRLVWEFMVDVIGEKYRQQDLSFSKKDVYVFLTRLQAQNDEVAGWSPSTISRISQVLVKILVETEILDNIRASKLNTLLLCEELEKGIRENKNTEALEAFNCFREEREGMI, encoded by the coding sequence ATGTCTCATTCAATGAAATATAATGGAGCGATCACAGCAGAAAAATTCCTTTTTTATGAAATGCGCATTGCAGCTCGTTTTTATACACAGAATGTACCTATTGAAAAAGCCATAGAAGAGGTCAGGGAAAATAATCTTTTTCAATATCCTACAGAACGTCAGGTTTCCCGAATGGTAAGAGCCTGCTACAAACGGCTGGATGCTCTTGAAAATGAAAATTTGCAGCGAGAGATCCTTTTGGCGCCAATGGATGCGGCTAAGCAGATCAATCTTTATGCCATGATGTGTCAGAACCGCCTTGTATGGGAATTCATGGTAGATGTGATCGGTGAAAAATACAGGCAGCAGGATCTTTCTTTCTCTAAAAAGGACGTGTATGTTTTTCTGACCCGGCTTCAGGCACAAAATGATGAAGTGGCTGGTTGGAGCCCATCAACGATTTCAAGGATAAGCCAGGTTTTGGTGAAGATATTGGTGGAAACAGAGATTTTAGATAATATACGGGCATCAAAATTAAATACATTGCTTTTGTGTGAAGAACTGGAGAAAGGCATCCGCGAAAACAAAAATACAGAGGCATTGGAAGCGTTTAACTGTTTCCGGGAAGAAAGAGAGGGAATGATATGA